The following are encoded together in the Pseudodesulfovibrio indicus genome:
- a CDS encoding TetR/AcrR family transcriptional regulator: MAHLNAVPKVIPIRNKEITKEKLVKAVGKVIAEVGFQRLGVNQIAREAGVDKKLIYRYFSGLQGLVAEYGRTLEFWPSGEELMGGDSESIRSLPPNKLFSLFFKRYLRAILRRPLTLEILAWEAIERNDLTRALEENRVRTALEFFELMDEDPPEEVDLTALVLIMAGAMNFLAVRSRKHRTLGGVSLQSEEGWKRIEDTVDLMLERTLKK, translated from the coding sequence GTGGCACATCTCAATGCGGTACCAAAGGTCATTCCCATTCGGAATAAGGAGATCACCAAGGAGAAGCTGGTCAAGGCCGTCGGCAAGGTCATTGCCGAGGTTGGATTCCAGCGTCTAGGGGTGAATCAGATCGCTCGCGAGGCGGGCGTGGACAAAAAACTTATCTACCGCTACTTCAGCGGGTTGCAGGGGCTGGTTGCCGAATACGGCCGGACCCTGGAGTTCTGGCCCTCGGGAGAGGAGCTCATGGGCGGTGACAGCGAATCCATCCGGAGTCTGCCGCCGAACAAGCTCTTTTCGCTCTTCTTCAAGCGCTATCTGCGGGCGATTCTACGACGTCCCCTGACGTTGGAGATCCTTGCTTGGGAGGCTATCGAGCGAAACGATCTGACCCGCGCCCTGGAGGAGAACCGAGTCAGGACCGCCCTGGAGTTCTTCGAGCTGATGGATGAGGACCCGCCGGAAGAGGTGGATTTGACTGCACTGGTGTTGATCATGGCCGGTGCCATGAACTTCCTTGCCGTCCGTTCCAGGAAGCACCGTACCCTTGGCGGGGTGTCGCTTCAATCCGAGGAAGGGTGGAAGCGCATCGAGGACACCGTGGATCTGATGCTCGAACGAACGCTCAAGAAATAA